In Scleropages formosus chromosome 10, fSclFor1.1, whole genome shotgun sequence, a single genomic region encodes these proteins:
- the LOC108932126 gene encoding beta-galactosidase-1-like protein 2 isoform X1 — protein MLVSRVKNHAIRQHRVLLSLVVLGFLIWRSSSRFWFFRVRVTDMPAVRVEGLNANSSRFTLNGEPIRILGGSMHYFRVPRAYWSDRMVKMKACGLNTVTTYVPWNLHEPERGAFKFHGQLELEAFINEAARVGLWVILRPGPYICAEWDLGGLPSWLLRDKNMKLRTTYPGFTAAVNSYLDKLIPRVVPLQYMKGGPIIAFQVENEYGSYGNDSQYMSFIKEALVSRGIEELLVTSDNRQGLHRGGLKGVLKTINLQKIHPEVLRQLEAAQPDRPMMVMEYWSGWFDVWGGLHHVFEADEMVPVIAELLSQGMSINLYMFHGGTNFGFMGGALGNQPYRPMITSYDYDAPLSEAGDYTPKYHRLRTLFRGYQSDNLPMMPKSQQKKPYKAVTVFQHLSLWEALVYLEKPHHSLRPVNMENLPVNNGNGQAYGYTLYETAITSGGTLNSKNNVRDKALVFVDKVFIGVLDYKTLELAVPDGKGERILSLLVENCGRVNFGKDLNNQRKGLVGDIVLNNTPLRNFNIFSLDMKPDFIERLQSTKQWKSVPKMLTYPAFFQGKLWVSGYPADTFIRLSGWSKGVVFINGQNLGRYWSIGPQQTLYLPGPWLKRGVNQVPPTYLFVRSQACVCGIYTQIGTLNSISCVSKLY, from the exons CCTCAGCCTCGTGGTGCTGGGCTTCCTCATCTGgcggagcagcagcag GTTTTGGTTTTTCAGAGTTCGGGTGACAGACATGCCTGCTGTGAGGGTGGAAGGGCTGAACGCGAACTCGTCCCGGTTCACTCTGAACGGTGAGCCGATCCGCATCCTGGGGGGCTCCATGCACTACTTCCGTGTGCCGAGGGCCTACTGGAGTGACCGCATGGTGAAGATGAAAGCCTGCGGGCTCAACACCGTCACCAC GTATGTCCCATGGAATCTGCATGAACCAGAAAGGGGAGCCTTCAAATTCCACGGTCAGCTGGAATTAGA GGCGTTCATCAATGAGGCGGCGCGGGTGGGACTCTGGGTGATTCTACGTCCGGGACCCTACATCTGTGCTGAGTGGGACCTAGGAGGCCTGCCCAG TTGGCTTCTACGTGACAAAAACATGAAGCTAAGAACCACCTACCCAGGCTTCACAGCGGCGGTCAACTCCTATTTGGACAAACTCATCCCAAGAGTTGTGCCGCTACAG TACATGAAGGGAGGTCCAATCATTGCATTCCAAGTGGAGAATGAATATGGTTCCTATGGAAATGACAGCCAATACATGTCTTTCATCAAAGAG GCCCTGGTGTCCAGGGGAATCGAGGAGCTGCTGGTGACATCGGACAACCGCCAGGGACTGCACCGCGGGGGTCTCAAAGGAG TCCTGAAGACCATCAATCTGCAGAAAATACATCCCGAGGTCCTACGGCAACTAGAGGCCGCACAA CCGGACCGGCCGATGATGGTGATGGAGTACTGGTCAGGCTGGTTCGATGTCTGGGGAGGTCTCCACCATGTCTTTGAAGCTGATG AAATGGTACCGGTGATAGCAGAACTTCTCAGCCAAGGGATGTCCATCAACCTGTACATGTTCCATGGGGGTACGAACTTCGGCTTCATGGGTGGGGCGCTAGGCAACCAGCCGTACAGGCCCATGATCACGAGCTACG ACTACGATGCGCCCCTCTCCGAAGCGGGGGACTACACCCCAAAGTATCATCGTCTGAGGACTTTGTTCAGGGGATATCAAA GCGATAATTTACCAATGATGCCCAAAAGTCAGCAGAAGAAGCCATACAAGGCAGTCACTGTATTCCAGCACCTTTCCCTCTGGGAGGCCCTGGTGTATCTGGAGAAG CCTCATCATTCACTGAGACCGGTCAATATGGAAAACCTCCCTGTGAACAATGGCAATGGCCAGGCCTATGGGTACACTCTCTATGAGACCGCTATCACCAGCGGAGGAACTCTCAACTCCAAGAACAATGTCCGTGATAAGGCTCTG GTATTTGTGGACAAAGTTTTTATTGGTGTTCTGGACTATAAGACCCTGGAGCTGGCAGTGCCTGATGGGAAG GGAGAACGAATACTGAGTTTGCTTGTGGAAAACTGTGGCCGAGTGAACTTTGGAAAAGACCTGAATAACCAGCGCAAAG GTTTGGTTGGTGATATTGTGTTGAACAATACCCCATTAAGGAATTTCAACATATTCAGCCTGGACATGAAGCCGGACTTCATAGAAAG ACTTCAGAGTACAAAGCAATGGAAATCGGTCCCCAAAATGCTCACCTACCCAGCATTTTTCCAAGGCAAACTGTGGGTGAGCGGATACCCTGCTGACACTTTCATCAGGCTGTCG GGCTGGAGTAAAGGGGTCGTCTTTATAAATGGGCAGAATCTTGGACGCTACTGGTCCATTGGACCCCAGCAGACTCTCTATCTTCCAGGTCCCTGGCTCAAGAGAGGAGTAAATCAGGTACCTCCaacttatttatttgtcagaaGCCAAGCATGTGTTTGTGGGATATATACACAAATAGGCACACTAAACTCCATCAGCTGTGTTTCGAAACTGTATTGA
- the LOC108932126 gene encoding beta-galactosidase-1-like protein 2 isoform X3, with protein MLVSRVKNHAIRQHRVLLSLVVLGFLIWRSSSRFWFFRVRVTDMPAVRVEGLNANSSRFTLNGEPIRILGGSMHYFRVPRAYWSDRMVKMKACGLNTVTTYVPWNLHEPERGAFKFHGQLELEAFINEAARVGLWVILRPGPYICAEWDLGGLPSWLLRDKNMKLRTTYPGFTAAVNSYLDKLIPRVVPLQYMKGGPIIAFQVENEYGSYGNDSQYMSFIKEALVSRGIEELLVTSDNRQGLHRGGLKGVLKTINLQKIHPEVLRQLEAAQPDRPMMVMEYWSGWFDVWGGLHHVFEADEMVPVIAELLSQGMSINLYMFHGGTNFGFMGGALGNQPYRPMITSYDYDAPLSEAGDYTPKYHRLRTLFRGYQSDNLPMMPKSQQKKPYKAVTVFQHLSLWEALVYLEKPHHSLRPVNMENLPVNNGNGQAYGYTLYETAITSGGTLNSKNNVRDKALVFVDKVFIGVLDYKTLELAVPDGKGERILSLLVENCGRVNFGKDLNNQRKGLVGDIVLNNTPLRNFNIFSLDMKPDFIERLQSTKQWKSVPKMLTYPAFFQGKLWVSGYPADTFIRLSGWSKGVVFINGQNLGRYWSIGPQQTLYLPGPWLKRGVNQIIVFEEQEADVSIQFTDTHDLGMTIDV; from the exons CCTCAGCCTCGTGGTGCTGGGCTTCCTCATCTGgcggagcagcagcag GTTTTGGTTTTTCAGAGTTCGGGTGACAGACATGCCTGCTGTGAGGGTGGAAGGGCTGAACGCGAACTCGTCCCGGTTCACTCTGAACGGTGAGCCGATCCGCATCCTGGGGGGCTCCATGCACTACTTCCGTGTGCCGAGGGCCTACTGGAGTGACCGCATGGTGAAGATGAAAGCCTGCGGGCTCAACACCGTCACCAC GTATGTCCCATGGAATCTGCATGAACCAGAAAGGGGAGCCTTCAAATTCCACGGTCAGCTGGAATTAGA GGCGTTCATCAATGAGGCGGCGCGGGTGGGACTCTGGGTGATTCTACGTCCGGGACCCTACATCTGTGCTGAGTGGGACCTAGGAGGCCTGCCCAG TTGGCTTCTACGTGACAAAAACATGAAGCTAAGAACCACCTACCCAGGCTTCACAGCGGCGGTCAACTCCTATTTGGACAAACTCATCCCAAGAGTTGTGCCGCTACAG TACATGAAGGGAGGTCCAATCATTGCATTCCAAGTGGAGAATGAATATGGTTCCTATGGAAATGACAGCCAATACATGTCTTTCATCAAAGAG GCCCTGGTGTCCAGGGGAATCGAGGAGCTGCTGGTGACATCGGACAACCGCCAGGGACTGCACCGCGGGGGTCTCAAAGGAG TCCTGAAGACCATCAATCTGCAGAAAATACATCCCGAGGTCCTACGGCAACTAGAGGCCGCACAA CCGGACCGGCCGATGATGGTGATGGAGTACTGGTCAGGCTGGTTCGATGTCTGGGGAGGTCTCCACCATGTCTTTGAAGCTGATG AAATGGTACCGGTGATAGCAGAACTTCTCAGCCAAGGGATGTCCATCAACCTGTACATGTTCCATGGGGGTACGAACTTCGGCTTCATGGGTGGGGCGCTAGGCAACCAGCCGTACAGGCCCATGATCACGAGCTACG ACTACGATGCGCCCCTCTCCGAAGCGGGGGACTACACCCCAAAGTATCATCGTCTGAGGACTTTGTTCAGGGGATATCAAA GCGATAATTTACCAATGATGCCCAAAAGTCAGCAGAAGAAGCCATACAAGGCAGTCACTGTATTCCAGCACCTTTCCCTCTGGGAGGCCCTGGTGTATCTGGAGAAG CCTCATCATTCACTGAGACCGGTCAATATGGAAAACCTCCCTGTGAACAATGGCAATGGCCAGGCCTATGGGTACACTCTCTATGAGACCGCTATCACCAGCGGAGGAACTCTCAACTCCAAGAACAATGTCCGTGATAAGGCTCTG GTATTTGTGGACAAAGTTTTTATTGGTGTTCTGGACTATAAGACCCTGGAGCTGGCAGTGCCTGATGGGAAG GGAGAACGAATACTGAGTTTGCTTGTGGAAAACTGTGGCCGAGTGAACTTTGGAAAAGACCTGAATAACCAGCGCAAAG GTTTGGTTGGTGATATTGTGTTGAACAATACCCCATTAAGGAATTTCAACATATTCAGCCTGGACATGAAGCCGGACTTCATAGAAAG ACTTCAGAGTACAAAGCAATGGAAATCGGTCCCCAAAATGCTCACCTACCCAGCATTTTTCCAAGGCAAACTGTGGGTGAGCGGATACCCTGCTGACACTTTCATCAGGCTGTCG GGCTGGAGTAAAGGGGTCGTCTTTATAAATGGGCAGAATCTTGGACGCTACTGGTCCATTGGACCCCAGCAGACTCTCTATCTTCCAGGTCCCTGGCTCAAGAGAGGAGTAAATCAG ATCATTGTTTTTGAAGAACAAGAAGCTGATGTGAGCATTCAGTTCACTGACACTCATGACCTGGGAATGACTATTGACGTTTAA
- the LOC108932126 gene encoding beta-galactosidase-1-like protein 2 isoform X2 produces MLVSRVKNHAIRQHRVLLSLVVLGFLIWRSSSRVRVTDMPAVRVEGLNANSSRFTLNGEPIRILGGSMHYFRVPRAYWSDRMVKMKACGLNTVTTYVPWNLHEPERGAFKFHGQLELEAFINEAARVGLWVILRPGPYICAEWDLGGLPSWLLRDKNMKLRTTYPGFTAAVNSYLDKLIPRVVPLQYMKGGPIIAFQVENEYGSYGNDSQYMSFIKEALVSRGIEELLVTSDNRQGLHRGGLKGVLKTINLQKIHPEVLRQLEAAQPDRPMMVMEYWSGWFDVWGGLHHVFEADEMVPVIAELLSQGMSINLYMFHGGTNFGFMGGALGNQPYRPMITSYDYDAPLSEAGDYTPKYHRLRTLFRGYQSDNLPMMPKSQQKKPYKAVTVFQHLSLWEALVYLEKPHHSLRPVNMENLPVNNGNGQAYGYTLYETAITSGGTLNSKNNVRDKALVFVDKVFIGVLDYKTLELAVPDGKGERILSLLVENCGRVNFGKDLNNQRKGLVGDIVLNNTPLRNFNIFSLDMKPDFIERLQSTKQWKSVPKMLTYPAFFQGKLWVSGYPADTFIRLSGWSKGVVFINGQNLGRYWSIGPQQTLYLPGPWLKRGVNQVPPTYLFVRSQACVCGIYTQIGTLNSISCVSKLY; encoded by the exons CCTCAGCCTCGTGGTGCTGGGCTTCCTCATCTGgcggagcagcagcag AGTTCGGGTGACAGACATGCCTGCTGTGAGGGTGGAAGGGCTGAACGCGAACTCGTCCCGGTTCACTCTGAACGGTGAGCCGATCCGCATCCTGGGGGGCTCCATGCACTACTTCCGTGTGCCGAGGGCCTACTGGAGTGACCGCATGGTGAAGATGAAAGCCTGCGGGCTCAACACCGTCACCAC GTATGTCCCATGGAATCTGCATGAACCAGAAAGGGGAGCCTTCAAATTCCACGGTCAGCTGGAATTAGA GGCGTTCATCAATGAGGCGGCGCGGGTGGGACTCTGGGTGATTCTACGTCCGGGACCCTACATCTGTGCTGAGTGGGACCTAGGAGGCCTGCCCAG TTGGCTTCTACGTGACAAAAACATGAAGCTAAGAACCACCTACCCAGGCTTCACAGCGGCGGTCAACTCCTATTTGGACAAACTCATCCCAAGAGTTGTGCCGCTACAG TACATGAAGGGAGGTCCAATCATTGCATTCCAAGTGGAGAATGAATATGGTTCCTATGGAAATGACAGCCAATACATGTCTTTCATCAAAGAG GCCCTGGTGTCCAGGGGAATCGAGGAGCTGCTGGTGACATCGGACAACCGCCAGGGACTGCACCGCGGGGGTCTCAAAGGAG TCCTGAAGACCATCAATCTGCAGAAAATACATCCCGAGGTCCTACGGCAACTAGAGGCCGCACAA CCGGACCGGCCGATGATGGTGATGGAGTACTGGTCAGGCTGGTTCGATGTCTGGGGAGGTCTCCACCATGTCTTTGAAGCTGATG AAATGGTACCGGTGATAGCAGAACTTCTCAGCCAAGGGATGTCCATCAACCTGTACATGTTCCATGGGGGTACGAACTTCGGCTTCATGGGTGGGGCGCTAGGCAACCAGCCGTACAGGCCCATGATCACGAGCTACG ACTACGATGCGCCCCTCTCCGAAGCGGGGGACTACACCCCAAAGTATCATCGTCTGAGGACTTTGTTCAGGGGATATCAAA GCGATAATTTACCAATGATGCCCAAAAGTCAGCAGAAGAAGCCATACAAGGCAGTCACTGTATTCCAGCACCTTTCCCTCTGGGAGGCCCTGGTGTATCTGGAGAAG CCTCATCATTCACTGAGACCGGTCAATATGGAAAACCTCCCTGTGAACAATGGCAATGGCCAGGCCTATGGGTACACTCTCTATGAGACCGCTATCACCAGCGGAGGAACTCTCAACTCCAAGAACAATGTCCGTGATAAGGCTCTG GTATTTGTGGACAAAGTTTTTATTGGTGTTCTGGACTATAAGACCCTGGAGCTGGCAGTGCCTGATGGGAAG GGAGAACGAATACTGAGTTTGCTTGTGGAAAACTGTGGCCGAGTGAACTTTGGAAAAGACCTGAATAACCAGCGCAAAG GTTTGGTTGGTGATATTGTGTTGAACAATACCCCATTAAGGAATTTCAACATATTCAGCCTGGACATGAAGCCGGACTTCATAGAAAG ACTTCAGAGTACAAAGCAATGGAAATCGGTCCCCAAAATGCTCACCTACCCAGCATTTTTCCAAGGCAAACTGTGGGTGAGCGGATACCCTGCTGACACTTTCATCAGGCTGTCG GGCTGGAGTAAAGGGGTCGTCTTTATAAATGGGCAGAATCTTGGACGCTACTGGTCCATTGGACCCCAGCAGACTCTCTATCTTCCAGGTCCCTGGCTCAAGAGAGGAGTAAATCAGGTACCTCCaacttatttatttgtcagaaGCCAAGCATGTGTTTGTGGGATATATACACAAATAGGCACACTAAACTCCATCAGCTGTGTTTCGAAACTGTATTGA